From a region of the Anaeromyxobacter sp. genome:
- a CDS encoding GAF domain-containing protein gives MALVQLERLGRLQELTAALSAAVTPEEVARAIFLEGLGAVGAQAGTIYWENEPGVLELVHATGLDQAELAALRELQRRQPLPAAEAWRDGVPVWLEDQAAMIARYPGLEAGIRQIGDQAWVGLPLAVSRPRGALGLRFSAPRAFDRDERAFVVAVSRLCAQALERASLFATQQAQARRIGALQETTAALSAALVPREVAAVVFRSLLGLGATSGALFLASADGQHLELLFGHGLDPALEATLARRSLEVASPSTDAARRARPIWLETPEAFAVAYPELESHRARRGDGAVVAVPLVAQGRTLGCLSFAFAQGTRLASEDRLLAMALAQQTAQALERARLFEAQDRLNRRMASMHAAAAALSGAVTSGDVAAAAARALEVIGASVVELHALDGAERVRRVASSGHACGGGPEVTAPLSVDAHHPVAEVARTGKALWLEDGQAFDARWPLLTEQRRLAGIGACALVPLLVGGRTLGVLLVAFAQARPLPAEDRGYVRLVALPCAAALERAGWRDPPPPRPALTVS, from the coding sequence GTGGCCCTCGTCCAGCTCGAGCGGCTGGGGCGGCTGCAGGAGCTGACCGCCGCCCTGTCGGCCGCGGTGACCCCCGAGGAGGTGGCGCGGGCCATCTTCCTCGAGGGGCTGGGCGCGGTGGGCGCGCAGGCCGGGACCATCTACTGGGAGAACGAGCCAGGCGTGCTCGAGCTGGTGCACGCCACCGGCCTGGACCAGGCCGAGCTGGCGGCCCTGCGCGAGCTGCAGCGCCGCCAGCCGCTGCCGGCCGCGGAGGCCTGGCGCGACGGCGTGCCCGTCTGGCTGGAGGACCAGGCGGCCATGATCGCCCGCTACCCGGGGCTGGAGGCCGGCATCCGGCAGATCGGCGACCAGGCCTGGGTGGGGCTGCCGCTGGCGGTGAGCCGGCCCCGCGGGGCGCTGGGCCTGCGCTTCTCCGCGCCGCGCGCCTTCGATCGCGACGAGCGCGCCTTCGTGGTGGCGGTCTCCCGGCTGTGCGCCCAGGCGCTGGAGCGGGCCAGCCTGTTCGCCACCCAGCAGGCCCAGGCCCGCCGCATCGGCGCCTTGCAGGAGACCACCGCGGCGCTCTCGGCGGCGCTGGTGCCGCGCGAGGTGGCGGCGGTGGTCTTCCGGTCGCTGCTGGGCCTGGGCGCCACCAGCGGCGCGCTGTTCCTCGCCTCGGCCGACGGCCAGCACCTCGAGCTCCTCTTCGGCCACGGCCTCGATCCCGCGCTGGAGGCCACGCTGGCCCGGCGCTCCCTGGAGGTCGCCTCGCCGTCCACCGACGCGGCCCGCCGCGCCCGCCCCATCTGGCTGGAGACCCCGGAGGCCTTCGCCGTGGCCTACCCGGAGCTGGAGTCCCACCGGGCCCGCCGGGGCGATGGGGCGGTGGTGGCGGTGCCGCTGGTGGCCCAGGGGCGGACCCTGGGCTGCCTCTCCTTCGCCTTCGCCCAGGGCACCCGCCTGGCGTCGGAGGACCGGCTGCTGGCCATGGCGCTGGCGCAGCAGACCGCCCAGGCGCTGGAGCGGGCCCGGCTCTTCGAGGCGCAGGACCGGCTCAACCGCCGCATGGCCTCGATGCACGCCGCGGCGGCGGCGCTCTCCGGCGCCGTGACCAGCGGCGACGTGGCCGCGGCGGCGGCCCGGGCGCTGGAGGTGATCGGGGCCAGCGTGGTGGAGCTGCACGCGCTCGACGGGGCCGAGCGGGTGCGGCGGGTGGCCTCCAGCGGCCACGCCTGCGGCGGCGGGCCCGAGGTGACGGCGCCCCTCTCGGTGGACGCCCACCACCCGGTGGCCGAGGTGGCCCGCACCGGCAAGGCCCTCTGGCTGGAGGACGGCCAGGCCTTCGACGCCCGCTGGCCGCTCCTCACCGAGCAGCGCCGCCTGGCCGGCATCGGCGCCTGCGCGCTGGTGCCGCTGCTGGTGGGTGGCCGCACCCTGGGCGTGCTGCTGGTGGCCTTCGCCCAGGCACGTCCCCTGCCGGCCGAGGACCGCGGCTACGTGCGGCTGGTGGCGCTGCCGTGCGCCGCGGCGCTGGAGCGGGCCGGGTGGCGCGACCCGCCGCCGCCCAGGCCTGCGCTCACGGTGTCGTGA
- a CDS encoding class II glutamine amidotransferase, translating to MPNLFAMSFEGELAPSFDLRCLQPGRTLPDGWGIGYYPGGEPSATVLKEPAPPVGSIRSELIRAWEHLESSLFVIHIRTATWGAPTDANTQPFSRAWGRRDWLFAHSGSLRERPLSRPHQPFEPIGSTDTEAVLCELLGRLAERGWASIGEADPEVLLGWFSSLNELGTLTSVLTDGHDLLVYADRDPEARGVYVREVLPPYSLLRLTDQDLVVDLTSRGPKSRKGVLVSSEPLLVEGESSGQWRRLPPGTLLTVRQGAIRDVRRAAGGPGLQLPLAPDFVQAPQMIRPGRAPVRRYDITHRTTYRYEKPVERSMHLFRLQPLHDQLQTLISSHLAISVGGNWRSYEDVFGNPTRRLVVETPFDEMVVEARSTVEVLDCDPLSYRPLRARTSIPLVWMPWQRQVLGPYLLPEELPESELHELIEYAMSFVKRNDYDLLETLLDLNASIHREYHYVPGATTLLTTPFETYVNRQGVCQDFTNLFICLARLLSVPARYVCGYLYTGPKHANAAMGEASHAWAQVYLPEVGWRGFDPTNGVVTQTNHVRVAVGRSWRDATPTSGTIYVGGAGETLEVDVRVEPSLTTP from the coding sequence ATGCCCAACCTCTTCGCCATGTCCTTCGAGGGCGAGCTCGCGCCCTCCTTCGACCTGCGCTGCCTGCAGCCCGGCCGGACCCTGCCCGACGGGTGGGGCATCGGCTACTACCCGGGCGGCGAGCCCTCCGCCACCGTGCTCAAGGAGCCGGCCCCGCCGGTGGGCTCCATCCGCTCCGAGCTGATCCGGGCCTGGGAGCACCTGGAGTCGTCGCTCTTCGTCATCCACATCCGCACCGCCACCTGGGGCGCGCCCACCGACGCCAACACCCAGCCCTTCTCCCGGGCCTGGGGGCGCCGCGACTGGCTCTTCGCCCACTCCGGCAGCCTGCGCGAGCGCCCGCTCTCGCGCCCCCACCAGCCCTTCGAGCCCATCGGCTCCACCGACACCGAGGCGGTGCTGTGCGAGCTGCTGGGGCGCCTGGCCGAGCGCGGCTGGGCCTCCATCGGCGAGGCCGACCCCGAGGTCCTGCTGGGCTGGTTCTCCTCCCTCAACGAGCTCGGCACGCTCACCTCGGTGCTGACCGACGGCCACGACCTGCTGGTCTACGCCGACCGGGACCCCGAGGCGCGCGGCGTCTACGTGCGCGAGGTGCTGCCGCCCTACTCGCTGCTGCGGCTCACCGACCAGGACCTGGTGGTGGACCTCACCTCGCGCGGCCCCAAGAGCCGCAAGGGGGTGCTGGTCTCCTCCGAGCCGCTCCTGGTGGAGGGCGAGTCGAGCGGCCAGTGGCGCCGCCTGCCGCCCGGCACGCTGCTGACGGTGCGCCAGGGGGCCATCCGGGACGTGCGGCGCGCCGCCGGCGGCCCCGGCCTGCAGCTGCCACTGGCGCCCGACTTCGTCCAGGCGCCCCAGATGATCCGGCCGGGGCGGGCCCCGGTGCGCCGCTACGACATCACCCACCGCACCACCTACCGGTACGAGAAGCCGGTGGAGCGGTCGATGCACCTCTTCCGGCTGCAGCCGCTGCACGACCAGCTGCAGACGCTGATCTCCAGCCACCTGGCCATCTCGGTGGGCGGCAACTGGCGCAGCTACGAGGACGTCTTCGGCAACCCGACCCGGCGCCTGGTGGTGGAGACCCCCTTCGACGAGATGGTGGTGGAGGCCCGCTCCACCGTCGAGGTGCTGGACTGCGACCCGCTGTCGTACCGGCCGCTCCGGGCCCGCACCAGCATCCCGCTGGTCTGGATGCCCTGGCAGCGCCAGGTGCTGGGGCCGTACCTGCTGCCGGAGGAGCTGCCGGAGAGCGAGCTGCACGAGCTCATCGAGTACGCCATGAGCTTCGTGAAGCGGAACGACTACGACCTGCTGGAGACGCTGCTCGACCTCAACGCCTCCATCCACCGCGAGTACCACTACGTGCCCGGCGCCACCACCCTGCTGACCACGCCCTTCGAGACCTACGTCAACCGCCAGGGCGTCTGCCAGGACTTCACCAACCTCTTCATCTGCCTGGCGCGGCTGCTCTCGGTCCCGGCGCGCTACGTCTGCGGCTACCTCTACACCGGCCCCAAGCACGCCAACGCGGCCATGGGCGAGGCCAGCCACGCCTGGGCGCAGGTCTACCTGCCCGAGGTGGGCTGGCGCGGCTTCGACCCGACCAACGGGGTGGTCACCCAGACCAACCACGTGCGGGTGGCGGTGGGCCGCTCCTGGCGCGACGCCACCCCCACCTCCGGCACCATCTACGTGGGCGGGGCCGGCGAGACCCTCGAGGTGGACGTGCGGGTGGAGCCCAGCCTCACGACACCGTGA